Sequence from the Bremerella volcania genome:
AGATCGACCGCCGCGACTTCCTTGCACGTGCCGATGTGATGGCCGCGTGCGGCATGAACGTGCTGATCTCCGACTACTTCGAGTACTACCGGTTGGGCGCTTACCTGGCTCGCTGCACCAACGAACACATCGGCGTAGTGATGGGAGCGGCCAGCCTTCGCGAGCTGTTCGACGAGAAGTATTACACGACGCTCGACGGCGGCATTCTGGAATCGTTCGGACGCCTATTCAAGAACGACCTGAAGATCTACTGCTATCCACTGAGAGATCGCGACACTGACGAACTATTAACCTGCGAAACGCTGAACATCAAACCGGAACTCCAAAAGCTCTACCGCTACCTATTGGAGCGGGACGGGATCAGCGATCTCGACAACTACAATCCCGACTGTTTGGGTATCTTCTCGCGTGACGTGCTGCGAAAGATTGGCGATTGCGATCCCTCGTGGGAAACGATGGTCCCGCCTCCCGTGGCCAAGGTGATCAAGGAACGCAAGTTCTTCGACTACCAATGCCCCGATGACGACTCGTGTGCGGTCACGTAGTTTCGCTGGCGGCTGATAGAATACACAAAAAGCTCCTTGCCCGCGCAAGGAGCTTTTTTCGTTCCTCATGTCTTCTGTTCGACTCGTTTGGCCAAAACGTTTGCAGTGCTTCCCTGTGAAGGATAACCTCGTAGAGGGTCAACTCACCTCATGGGGGAATCCAATGTCCATCGATCGCAAAGCGTGCTCGAAAAAGCTTCTCGAATTGTGGGGCGACAACGCCGTTCACCAAGCGTCGGATTACCTTGCCGACGACTACGTCAATCACCAATTTCCTGACGCAGCCGGTGGCACTTCTTCCAAGTCGCTCAGCGAGTGGAAAGCCCTCGTCTCTGATTTTCACGAGGGCTTCTCAGACGTAAAGATGGAAGTGCTGTTGCAAGTCGCCGAAGGGGACTATGTCTGCTCGCGTTGGCGGATGACGGCAACCAACACCGGCGCGTTCCGCGATGCCAACTCGACCGGCAAGACGACCACCTGGACCGGCGTCCATACCGATCACTACGAGGGTGACAAACTCGTTGAAAGCTGGGTCGAATGGGACAAGTCGAGTTGGCTCGAAGGGCTAGGCCTTTAACCGGTCGGCAATTTTACTTCGTCAAAGGTCACGAAACCGATGTGGCCTTTGCTATTGAGAAAATGCGTTGACCATTGAAGGATCAATATTTCAGTCCTAAATGATCACTCAAATGGATTTACACGCAAGCTTCAACAAATAACAATATTACCAATGTCGCAAAATTACATCTGTATTGATATAGCCCACCTGCTGATGCCTCACGGCGATTGCACCATAACTCACCGTCCCAGCAGGACTTCCATGCGGTAGTCATCGCCCCAGCCGCATTTTAATCGTTTGTTCTTCACGCCGACCTTGGCTGTCTTGTTGTTCTTCAGCAGGCTCAGGCTCGTCCTTCGTAGCAGGCTAAAGTTGGCGTCGGCGTGCCCTTTGCGGATGCGAGATTGATCTTCACCGAACGTCACGTCCAGTTGCCAGTGCAGGCTGTTTTCAATGCCCCAATGACCGCGAACGGCCTCGGCGAAACGCTTGCCGGAAAGGTACTTGCTCAGGATATAGTATCGCACCTCGCTCGTCTCGTTCCCGCCTTGCTTCACGATATTGATCGTCATCCCGATCGCCCTCAAGTTCGACCAACGATCTCGTGTGATGATCTCGTCGTTCACAGGGCAGATATAATAGGAACGCGACTCCTCGCGACCATGCCCTTTCTCGTGCGTTTCGTGACGGTGTACTTTGGCTCGCTTGAAATTGCTTTCCTGCTGCGCGACAAAAAAATCTTCGATCGAATCGTGGAGGGTCGGCTGATTGCGCTTCACGGCCAGGCAATAATCGGCTCCCTGGTCGACGATCTTCTGAGCGATGTCCTGTTGGCAACCTTGAGCGTCAATCGTCACTAAACTGCCGGAAACCTCGACGATTTCAAGCAGTTTGGGAATGGCGGTGATCTCGTTGCTCTTCGCGTCGGTTACTACCTGGCCGAGACTCACATGATTGGCAGTCGCCCAGGCACTGACCATGTGAATGGCCGCCTTGCTGCTGGCCTTGTCGAAACTCCGCCGCAGCGTCTTGCCGTCAATCGCGATGATCTGCCCGTCGGTGATTTCGTGTAAGGCGGTGATCCAAGTCAGCAAACACTTCTCAAACTCAGCCGGATTCAGCGAAGCCAAGATCGCATTAAAGCGATCGTGCGAAGGGATGCCGGAACTCAAATCAAGGAACTTACCCAGCCACTCCTTCTTCATCTCGGCCCAGTCGGCGATAGCCACAAAATCATCCGCCCCACTCATCACCGCACACAG
This genomic interval carries:
- a CDS encoding ester cyclase, which translates into the protein MSIDRKACSKKLLELWGDNAVHQASDYLADDYVNHQFPDAAGGTSSKSLSEWKALVSDFHEGFSDVKMEVLLQVAEGDYVCSRWRMTATNTGAFRDANSTGKTTTWTGVHTDHYEGDKLVESWVEWDKSSWLEGLGL
- a CDS encoding ISAs1 family transposase, whose amino-acid sequence is MSSRSPVSLQECFADLTDPRTRKVTYPLTNIVTIALCAVMSGADDFVAIADWAEMKKEWLGKFLDLSSGIPSHDRFNAILASLNPAEFEKCLLTWITALHEITDGQIIAIDGKTLRRSFDKASSKAAIHMVSAWATANHVSLGQVVTDAKSNEITAIPKLLEIVEVSGSLVTIDAQGCQQDIAQKIVDQGADYCLAVKRNQPTLHDSIEDFFVAQQESNFKRAKVHRHETHEKGHGREESRSYYICPVNDEIITRDRWSNLRAIGMTINIVKQGGNETSEVRYYILSKYLSGKRFAEAVRGHWGIENSLHWQLDVTFGEDQSRIRKGHADANFSLLRRTSLSLLKNNKTAKVGVKNKRLKCGWGDDYRMEVLLGR